GGTATAGCCACCGGCCACCATGCCGAGGATGTTCGTCACCCTAATGCGGGTGCCCCGAACCGTAGGCTTTCCGCTGCAGATGTTTGGATCGACAACGATACGATCATCCACCACGCTCTCCTCGCCGGCCCGTCAACTGCATCAAACGCTATGCTCATACACCTAGGCTGTCAAGAAAGCCCTCAACGGCATACTGGGAGAGGAACTGCTGCAGGCCAAGAATCGAGAGCACCAAGGCCTAACAAGAGAAGGCCAGGGGTTTGCGCAGGAACACCAATATGAGCCCGCTTGCGCTGGCTTGCTTTCAGTCCAGAATGAAGGAGACGTGGAGCCGGCGAGTGGAATCGAACCACCGACCTGCGGTTTACGAAACAGGCCAGGACAATTTTTGAAATGCTCGGTGTATCAAATGGTTTCCCCGTTTTAACTGCGAAAACAGGTACTTGCGTGCATTCTATTGATTCGATGGATTCGAGGGGTACAGGTGGGTTTTGAAACTTTTTAGCACAAATTTAGCACAAGTTTGATGAAGGTCTTTGGCTCGGACACAGTGGGATTCGCGATTCACAAACTCTCTAGCGCCCATCATACTGGGTGACTGCTGCAGTTCCCTCATGTTTTCGCAGAGCTACCTCCGCGACGCAAAGAATCAAAGAATAGTGGGTAGCTTCGCAGCCACGATGCTTCTCAGTACCTTCCTTGAATACTGTCGGCCTCCAGACTAAAGTATCCGCCGCTGCATTTCCCAACCACTAACCATTACTTCCCCGCATTAAGTAGAGGAGGCTACCGTGGCAGAACGGCGTGACACATTGCACATTGCTCTCTTGATGATTTTGGGATACGCAAGCATCTCGCCACTTCCCCTATGGGCTGAAAGTCAGAGCAACCCCGCCTTATCCGCTCCTCCAGCTGAGAGTCATGACCAGGCCGAGATTCGGAAGGAGTTTTTGGCTAAGGTTGCTGAAGCAAGTTCTATAGCGAGAAAGAAGGAGGCTTTGATAGAAGCCTACACGCAAGAGGCGTATCTTCGGAACAAATTGCAGGACCACCTAGAAAAATTGGAATCGCAAACCACATCACTGCGATCAGCGGCAGTCTCCCCTAGTCCAGGTCAGCGCTATCAGCTACAAATCTTTCTTACTAGAACGCGTGAGTTTCAATATAGGTTAACCCAAAATCACTTTTTGATGGATACTCTCGTCGCGGAATACGATGTATTGTCACGGATGGAAGAGCTTGAGGGCAGCTATAGATCCAAAGGAATAACCAAAGCTGACTTTGCAGTCGAAGATCGGAACCTGAGGGAACAATTAGCTCATATCCATGCTGACCGCCAAATGAATTATTTTAGAGAAGATCTGGTGGTTGAGCTTGTTGAGATTGAAAGGCAGATCTTGAGCATGAGCGAAAGCCTACGTTCGAGTTCCGCACGATAGGAAACACGTCTGGAACTGCTGGCTAAAAAATAAGGACGTGTTGTATTGAAGACCAATGAGCGGGATGTGCGCATGAAAAAGATCACCACTAGTAGGCCTTCGGACAGGCAGGATTTATCGCTTCTAAAGTGCTTCGTTACTTTATTTGCTGGTGCGATATGGGTTTTCGCTCTATCGGTCGCTACCGAAGAAACTTCCTCTGCTGTTGAGGGATCCTTAGAGCAGGGGGCACCGTGTAGCGTTGCCGAT
This genomic interval from Fimbriimonadaceae bacterium contains the following:
- a CDS encoding DUF433 domain-containing protein — its product is MDDRIVVDPNICSGKPTVRGTRIRVTNILGMVAGGYTIAGIIDAYPGLTTHDVTAALEYASQVIDEAKVIPRA